The DNA segment AATGGACTGGTGAAAGCGGACAAACCTGCTCCGCTCGAATTCGTCAAACAGGGCAGCTATGCCATGAAGACGATGTCGCGCGATCCTGACAACGACTACGACATCGACGATGGCGTCTATTTTGCCAAGGAAGATCTCGTCGGCAAGCGCTATGCGGAGATGACGTCGCTTCAAGCCCGGCAGATGGTGCGCGATGCCGTCGACGACCGCAAGTTCAAGGGGGCGCGCCGGAACTTGCGACAAGATTCACTATGAGTTGGCGACGAGCAGCGGCTGCGGGCGGTTTCGTGAGCTACTCGCAGACCACGCGATAACGTTGTCCGGGTTTGCTGACGTTTCTGCAGACAAGCGGGCTGTTTGTTGCCGAAGACGATGACGGCGAATTGTAAACCGTCGATGCATGCCGTCTCGGCGATCTCGGCGTAGCTCTGCGGGACTGCGG comes from the Mesorhizobium shangrilense genome and includes:
- a CDS encoding cyclic GMP-AMP synthase DncV-like nucleotidyltransferase, which translates into the protein MKADKPAPLEFVKQGSYAMKTMSRDPDNDYDIDDGVYFAKEDLVGKRYAEMTSLQARQMVRDAVDDRKFKGARRNLRQDSL